A section of the Malania oleifera isolate guangnan ecotype guangnan chromosome 2, ASM2987363v1, whole genome shotgun sequence genome encodes:
- the LOC131149825 gene encoding uncharacterized protein At5g41620, with protein MPRQKPEIEGRINVGQYGKIRKRGCSSSSSSSLKQRYRFKRAILIGKKGGSSTPVPEWRMGSRPPSSAAINAVTMKHPQCRAGAGASGCDGKELPVSARKLAATLWEINEVPSAPAMKDSEEIRNRKEKRRVEKTAKPSLPPHLSDPSHSPASERTDRSRSETHRRRASAISPKPQLADYHLGGLDSHGNSSLMEIKTLSRGSTPARCLVGVKSRLKDVSDGLTTSRELLKVLNRIWGVEEQHSSGLLLVSALRGELSRARAQVDQLIQEHHSSQNEINYLMKLFAEEKAAWKSKEQSRIHDAIASMAAELEVEKKLRRQTERLNKKLGMELADTKAALSKAVKELEGEKRVREILEQVCDELARGIGEDRAQVEELKRESERVREEVEKERQMLQLADVLREERVQMKLSEAKLQFEEKNAAVDRLKDELESYLRTKSGKENCNESPNFGMGKEFQEYGREISPALCENGKGEDNEGEVADDSDDDSADSDLHSIELNMDNNSKSYRWGYACGNDVQDDSQSSSVSIDKDIKGSMSSPEEKIQWGNISLGRETSDCVEWDFGAKSRENSDGLSVAWREDNEEEIKRNKSVKGLRDYILSGSKTASSLSFASPTRQWSQSLSSQGLGSAAAQEGSAVLHNNSLNARLMGIRDDPTYYSRQ; from the exons GCTCGAGGCCGCCGTCTTCTGCCGCAATAAATGCCGTGACGATGAAGCATCCGCAGTGCCGCGCCGGCGCCGGTGCCAGCGGCTGTGATGGGAAGGAACTTCCCGTCTCTGCGCGGAAGCTCGCCGCGACTTTGTGGGAAATCAACGAGGTTCCCTCGGCGCCGGCGATGAAGGACTCGGAGGAGATTAGGAACaggaaagagaagagaagagtgGAGAAGACTGCGAAGCCGTCGCTGCCGCCACACTTGTCTGATCCATCGCACAGCCCTGCTTCTGAG AGGACGGATCGATCCAGAAGTGAAACTCACAGGAGAAGAGCATCAGCCATTTCTCCGAAACCTCAGCTTGCTGATTACCATCTGGGAGGATTGGACTCTCATGGAAATTCCAGTTTAATGGAG ATCAAAACCCTATCGCGGGGCAGCACACCTGCTCGATGCTTAGTTGGAGTCAAGAGCCGTCTGAAGGATGTGAGTGATGGCTTGACCACATCTAGAGAGCTTCTGAAAGTTCTCAATCGCATTTGGGGTGTGGAAGAGCAGCATTCATCTGGCTTATTGCTTGTCTCGGCACTGCGTGGGGAGCTCAGTCGAGCTCGTGCCCAGGTTGATCAACTGATTCAAGAGCATCATTCTAGTCAGAACGAGATTAATTACCTTATGAAGCTTTTTGCAGAAGAAAAGGCGGCTTGGAAGAGCAAGGAACAATCTAGGATTCACGATGCTATAGCATCCATGGCGGCAGAGCTTGAGGTGGAGAAGAAGCTCAGAAGACAAACAGAAAGGCTGAACAAGAAGCTCGGGATGGAATTGGCAGATACAAAGGCAGCTTTATCAAAAGCAGTAAAAGAGCTTGAGGGAGAGAAGAGGGTGAGGGAGATACTGGAGCAGGTATGCGATGAGCTAGCCAGAGGCATTGGGGAAGATAGAGCACAGGTAGAAGAACTGAAAAGAGAATCGGAAAGAGTTCGGGAAGAGGTAGAGAAGGAGAGGCAGATGCTTCAGCTAGCCGATGTGTTGCGTGAAGAGAGAGTGCAGATGAAACTCTCTGAAGCAAAATTGCAGTTTGAGGAGAAAAATGCAGCTGTGGACAGGCTGAAAGATGAGCTGGAATCCTACTTGAGAACCAAATCGGGTAAAGAGAATTGCAATGAGTCTCCAAATTTCGGCATGGGTAAAGAATTCCAGGAGTATGGGAGGGAAATCTCCCCTGCTCTCTGTGAAAATGGCAAGGGAGAAGATAATGAAGGGGAAGTTGCAGATGACAGTGATGATGATTCAGCAGATAGCGACCTTCATTCCATTGAATTAAACATGGACAACAATAGCAAGAGCTACAGGTGGGGTTATGCTTGCGGGAATGATGTTCAAGATGATTCACAAAGCTCTTCGGTTTCTATTGACAAAGACATCAAGGGAAGTATGTCATCACCGGAGGAGAAAATACAATGGGGAAACATTTCCTTGGGAAGAGAAACTTCAGATTGTGTCGAATGGGACTTTGGTGCCAAGAGCAGAGAAAATTCAGATGGGTTGTCAGTAGCCTGGAGAGAAGACAATGAAGAAGAAATCAAGAGGAATAAATCAGTGAAGGGTCTCAGGGACTACATCCTCTCTGGATCCAAAACAGCATCCTCTCTAAGCTTTGCCAGTCCAACCAGACAGTGGAGCCAATCTCTGTCCTCACAGGGTCTTGGCAGTGCAGCTGCTCAAGAAGGTTCTGCTGTGCTGCACAACAACAGTTTGAATGCCAGGTTGATGGGAATCAGAGACGATCCCACATATTATTCCAGACAGTAA